CTGGCTTTCCAAGACGAAATAACAGGCCTTTTTGGCCGTTCCGGCTTGAAAAAGAGGCGGAACCCGGTCGAGGATGGGTGCGTCTTAAGGAAGGATCCCTTCGGGCCATCGGCCCCGAGGTCCCAAACTGTCGAGAAGAGGGAGGCATCATGAAGATCAAGACCCTGGTTTTGGCTTTAGGCTTGGCGACCCTGGCGGGGGCCGCGTCGGCGCAGAATTTCAATATCGGTTTGGAAGCGGGAGCCAATTTCGCGAACCTGGTCGGAAGCGACCTGAGCATGGTCAGCAGTGCCAACGATTCCAAATTGGGGTTCGTGGGCGGCGGGTTCCTTTGCCTGAACTTCGGCCAATCCTTCGCCGTTCGTCCCGAGATCCTCTATGAACAAAAGGGGAATGCCATTTCAGGCACCAGCACCACCACCCAATTGGACTACATCGAGGTTCCGATCCTCGCCAAGCTCTCCCTGGGGACGCCGGTCCTGAACCCGGCTCTTCTTCTGGGCCCGGCGTTCAGCTGGAACATGTTGGCCAAGGACAACGGGGGCAACGACATCCCGAACCTCAACAGCTCGGACATCGGTCTTGTGGGCGGGGTCGAGTTGGACATCGATAAGTTCCTCGTGAGCGCCCGTTATGAACTGGGCCTCCAGAACGTGTCCCAGAACGTCAATGTGCAGAACGGGACCCTGACCTTCTTGGCGGGTTATTCCTTCATGTAAGAAGGCGATCCAGAAAGGCCCGGGGATATCCCCCGGGCCTTTTTTATTTCCAGATGTTGTGGGGGTGGCTGGGGACCTTCTAGGGCTTGTGAAAGATTTCACATCTAAATTTGCCAAAAGGCCTT
This bacterium DNA region includes the following protein-coding sequences:
- a CDS encoding porin family protein, with amino-acid sequence MKIKTLVLALGLATLAGAASAQNFNIGLEAGANFANLVGSDLSMVSSANDSKLGFVGGGFLCLNFGQSFAVRPEILYEQKGNAISGTSTTTQLDYIEVPILAKLSLGTPVLNPALLLGPAFSWNMLAKDNGGNDIPNLNSSDIGLVGGVELDIDKFLVSARYELGLQNVSQNVNVQNGTLTFLAGYSFM